The proteins below are encoded in one region of Phycisphaerae bacterium:
- a CDS encoding DUF1579 family protein encodes MSQEWSRVQPRSTIIFAMLFACASFGHRAWGDDEVKLPVPELAVFQEMIGSWDVTERHLDKNGQESAVAKGTEEVLWELDQRAIRRVYATSTNWRAYRAIGFLAWNEATQRLEGTWFDNASRNGPTLVTGRWDPVERTFTYTLRAVGDDGSAIILRVVDRFISDKERQAVTYLVEGEKTTKQLEVEYKRPPPCPGAHAASIGELPGK; translated from the coding sequence ATGTCTCAGGAATGGTCGCGCGTTCAGCCGCGAAGTACGATCATTTTCGCCATGTTGTTCGCATGTGCGTCGTTTGGCCATCGCGCATGGGGTGATGACGAAGTCAAGCTCCCGGTGCCCGAGTTGGCCGTCTTCCAGGAAATGATCGGCTCCTGGGATGTGACCGAACGCCACCTCGACAAGAACGGGCAGGAATCCGCGGTCGCCAAGGGAACTGAAGAAGTTCTTTGGGAACTGGACCAGCGCGCCATTCGCCGCGTATATGCCACCTCCACCAACTGGCGAGCCTATCGCGCCATCGGCTTCCTCGCATGGAACGAAGCAACCCAGCGACTTGAGGGCACTTGGTTTGACAACGCATCGCGCAACGGGCCGACCCTGGTCACCGGCCGCTGGGACCCCGTTGAGCGCACCTTCACGTACACACTTCGTGCCGTGGGCGATGACGGCTCCGCCATTATCCTGCGCGTCGTGGACCGATTCATCTCCGACAAGGAGCGGCAGGCCGTCACCTATCTCGTCGAAGGCGAAAAAACCACGAAACAACTGGAGGTTGAGTACAAGCGTCCTCCGCCGTGCCCCGGCGCTCATGCGGCGAGCATCGGCGAATTACCGGGCAAGTGA
- the amrB gene encoding AmmeMemoRadiSam system protein B — MRVREPVVAGQFYPADPERCRADVDALLQAVAAAETASPDQDPVGGLVPHAGWMYSGALAAAVLARLAFNRQPQVVVLFGGVHRSRGRQAAMFGDGRWETPLGPAIVDARLAERVLGHSNLILDDPYAHEDEHSIEVQMPLVVRLFPEARVLPIMVPPIADAHEVGEAVARTLTAYRYDAVVVGTTDLTHYGPAYGFTPRGVGLKARAWAKDENDRRFISLVCDMQDREVVGEAAAHRNACSSGATAATIAACRKLGAESGRLLHHTTSAEITLAKFGSQAEDSVGYAGILFA, encoded by the coding sequence ATGCGGGTTCGCGAACCGGTTGTAGCCGGGCAATTCTACCCAGCCGATCCCGAGCGCTGTCGCGCCGACGTCGACGCGCTGCTGCAAGCGGTCGCGGCGGCGGAAACGGCCTCGCCGGATCAGGATCCGGTGGGCGGACTCGTTCCCCACGCGGGCTGGATGTACAGCGGCGCACTCGCCGCGGCGGTCCTCGCCCGGCTTGCGTTTAACCGGCAACCGCAGGTGGTCGTCCTGTTCGGAGGTGTCCACCGTAGCCGAGGGCGTCAAGCGGCCATGTTCGGTGACGGGCGCTGGGAGACGCCGCTGGGGCCTGCAATCGTCGACGCCCGTCTTGCGGAGCGCGTCCTGGGACATTCCAACCTCATTCTCGACGACCCGTATGCACACGAGGATGAACATTCCATCGAGGTGCAGATGCCCCTCGTCGTGCGCCTCTTCCCCGAAGCCAGGGTGTTGCCCATCATGGTCCCGCCCATTGCCGACGCTCATGAGGTGGGCGAGGCCGTCGCGCGGACTCTGACGGCCTATCGCTACGATGCGGTGGTCGTGGGGACGACGGACCTGACGCACTACGGACCGGCCTACGGCTTCACGCCGCGCGGTGTCGGATTGAAGGCCCGAGCCTGGGCCAAGGATGAGAACGACCGGCGCTTCATCAGCCTCGTGTGCGACATGCAGGATCGGGAGGTCGTGGGGGAGGCCGCTGCGCACCGCAACGCTTGCAGCAGCGGGGCGACGGCGGCGACTATCGCGGCCTGTCGGAAGTTGGGTGCCGAATCCGGCCGACTGCTGCACCATACGACCAGCGCCGAAATAACACTGGCCAAGTTCGGGTCTCAGGCGGAGGACTCGGTGGGCTACGCCGGTATTCTCTTCGCGTAA
- a CDS encoding phosphoglycerate dehydrogenase, which produces MPSPPCLIEVAMPHILVADNIAETGLQRLKSSPQITFDVRKGLSPAELAEVIGGYDGVLIRSGVQINREALARPGQLMAIARAGVGVDNVDVAAATAAGVLVLNTPDANTISTAEHTFAMMLALHRRIPEAHQHVLSRQWKRSSLEGHQLAGSTLGIVGLGRIGQAVAHRALAFEMNVIAFDPFVKLDAALDGQVGLMPDLPSLLAASDCVTLHATLTNQTQHMIGPEELAAMKPGSRLVNCARGPLVDETALAAALKSGHLAGAAVDVYEHEPPRDSPLLDAPNVVLSPHLAASTAEAQARVSLDAVDALLAYLLRGEIRSAVNVSDLPATLTPRARGFVDLAFRMGTIISPWCAEGVERIRVTLYSEPLHEIAHTVAAQTLAAVLTPHLDVRVNLVNAMDIARRRGIVVDHLAHSVAASRAESIHILVEARGQRHEIEGTVYADGRPRVLAINGYRMEIVPAGPIVMIFNDDSPGAIGLVGRTLGEAGINIANMALSRRGRHALMVLALDTPLPAEAREALVAQRPPINGVRSVMLPPES; this is translated from the coding sequence GTGCCCAGCCCACCGTGCCTGATTGAAGTTGCCATGCCCCACATACTCGTCGCCGACAATATCGCCGAGACCGGACTTCAACGGCTCAAGAGCAGCCCGCAGATTACCTTCGACGTCCGCAAGGGTCTGTCTCCGGCGGAACTGGCCGAGGTCATCGGCGGCTACGACGGCGTGCTCATTCGTTCGGGCGTCCAGATCAACCGCGAGGCACTCGCCCGGCCCGGGCAGCTCATGGCCATTGCCCGCGCCGGTGTCGGTGTGGACAACGTCGATGTTGCCGCGGCAACAGCCGCCGGCGTGCTCGTGCTGAACACGCCGGATGCCAACACCATCTCCACCGCGGAGCACACCTTCGCCATGATGCTGGCCTTGCACCGCCGAATACCCGAAGCGCATCAGCACGTCCTGAGCCGGCAATGGAAACGATCCAGTCTCGAAGGCCACCAGCTTGCGGGATCCACCTTGGGCATCGTCGGTCTGGGGCGCATCGGCCAGGCCGTCGCCCACCGTGCGTTGGCGTTTGAAATGAATGTGATCGCCTTCGACCCGTTCGTGAAGCTCGATGCGGCGCTCGACGGCCAGGTCGGCCTGATGCCTGATCTTCCCAGTCTGCTTGCGGCGTCCGATTGCGTCACACTCCACGCCACGCTCACGAATCAAACGCAGCACATGATCGGGCCTGAGGAATTGGCTGCCATGAAGCCCGGGTCGCGCCTCGTCAACTGCGCTCGCGGCCCGCTTGTCGATGAGACGGCGCTGGCCGCCGCGTTGAAGTCCGGCCACCTCGCCGGTGCTGCCGTGGACGTGTATGAACACGAACCACCGCGCGACAGCCCCCTGCTGGATGCCCCCAACGTCGTCCTCTCGCCGCACCTCGCCGCGTCGACCGCGGAGGCCCAGGCGCGCGTCTCGCTGGACGCGGTGGACGCCCTGCTCGCCTACCTGCTCCGCGGAGAGATTCGCTCGGCCGTCAACGTATCCGACCTTCCCGCCACGCTCACGCCCCGAGCCCGTGGTTTTGTCGATCTGGCCTTCCGCATGGGCACGATTATCTCCCCGTGGTGCGCGGAGGGCGTTGAGCGCATCCGCGTAACGCTCTACTCCGAGCCGCTTCACGAAATCGCCCACACCGTTGCCGCACAGACCCTGGCCGCCGTGCTTACGCCCCATCTCGATGTCCGCGTGAATCTGGTCAACGCCATGGATATTGCCAGGCGGCGCGGCATCGTCGTCGATCACCTCGCACATTCCGTGGCCGCCAGCCGCGCCGAATCGATCCACATCCTCGTGGAAGCGCGTGGTCAGCGCCATGAGATTGAAGGAACCGTCTATGCCGATGGCCGACCGCGCGTGCTGGCCATCAACGGATACCGTATGGAGATCGTCCCCGCGGGACCGATCGTGATGATCTTCAATGATGATTCGCCGGGCGCGATCGGTCTGGTCGGTCGAACACTGGGTGAGGCAGGGATCAACATTGCCAACATGGCGCTTTCGCGCCGCGGGCGGCACGCGCTGATGGTCTTGGCACTCGATACACCCCTGCCGGCGGAGGCGCGCGAAGCACTCGTCGCCCAACGACCTCCGATCAATGGCGTGCGCAGTGTCATGCTTCCGCCCGAGAGTTGA
- a CDS encoding ROK family protein, which yields MNEKQLLAVGLDLGGTNIKAGLVDHKGAIIQRLDRPSDAARGPEAVIKDLITAARTIVESAPDGWNQVAGVGIGSPGPLSPRKGRIAKMANLPGWNDVPLRDRIADALGCDVHLDNDANLAAFGEYWVHRDRHPEDMVLLTLGTGVGVGAIIEGRVLHGHFENAAELGHMIVQVNGLPCPCGQRGCLEQYASASALGRRARQALVDGEASSLRERLDHGQEIAAEHVERAAKDGDGLACRLWDEACLNLAVAVINIQHGYNPARVVLGGGLSRAGDFLVNGVRKHLQDQRWRLFDDVPEIALAKLGYDAGVIGAAALVWKSRESLTKPTIGGKM from the coding sequence ATGAACGAGAAGCAGCTACTGGCCGTCGGTCTCGACCTCGGCGGCACGAACATCAAGGCCGGCCTCGTCGATCACAAGGGAGCGATCATCCAGCGCTTGGACCGCCCCAGCGATGCCGCCCGCGGTCCCGAAGCGGTGATCAAAGACCTCATCACCGCGGCCCGAACGATCGTCGAATCCGCCCCGGACGGCTGGAACCAGGTCGCCGGCGTGGGTATCGGCTCACCGGGTCCGCTCAGCCCCCGCAAGGGGCGCATCGCGAAAATGGCCAACCTCCCCGGCTGGAACGATGTCCCCCTTCGCGATCGAATCGCTGACGCACTCGGCTGCGACGTTCACCTCGACAACGATGCCAACCTCGCGGCATTCGGAGAGTACTGGGTCCACCGCGATCGGCATCCCGAGGATATGGTTCTGCTCACGCTTGGAACCGGCGTCGGCGTCGGTGCGATCATCGAAGGCCGGGTCCTGCACGGCCACTTTGAGAACGCCGCCGAGCTGGGCCACATGATCGTCCAGGTGAACGGCCTGCCCTGCCCCTGCGGGCAGCGCGGTTGCCTCGAACAGTACGCTTCCGCCTCGGCGCTGGGACGCCGCGCCCGGCAGGCCCTCGTTGACGGCGAAGCGTCTTCCCTGCGGGAGCGACTCGATCATGGCCAGGAGATTGCCGCCGAACACGTCGAACGCGCCGCGAAGGACGGCGACGGCCTCGCCTGCCGCCTGTGGGATGAAGCCTGCCTCAATCTCGCCGTCGCCGTCATCAACATCCAGCACGGCTACAACCCTGCCCGCGTCGTGCTTGGCGGCGGGCTCAGCCGCGCCGGCGACTTTCTTGTCAACGGCGTTCGCAAGCACCTGCAAGACCAGCGCTGGCGGCTGTTCGATGACGTTCCGGAAATCGCCCTCGCCAAGCTCGGCTATGACGCCGGGGTCATCGGCGCGGCCGCGCTGGTCTGGAAGAGCCGGGAGAGCCTGACGAAGCCGACCATCGGCGGCAAGATGTGA
- a CDS encoding PEGA domain-containing protein produces MTARVAQLSTVILIAVGAVATAGCVRRTLKITTSPPGALVVLNDQEIGRSPTEVDFTWYGDYDVVLRKEGYETLKTSWKVPAPWYQTIPADFFAEVLWPGRIHDVHEREFVLAPATAPDRDELTERAFEFREKAIDIRP; encoded by the coding sequence ATGACGGCAAGAGTCGCGCAGTTGTCAACAGTGATATTGATTGCGGTGGGTGCGGTTGCCACGGCCGGCTGCGTCCGTCGTACGCTCAAGATTACCACGTCTCCGCCCGGAGCGCTGGTGGTTCTGAACGATCAGGAGATCGGCCGCTCTCCGACCGAAGTCGATTTTACATGGTACGGCGATTACGACGTCGTCCTCCGCAAGGAGGGCTACGAGACACTGAAGACAAGCTGGAAAGTTCCTGCGCCGTGGTACCAGACGATCCCCGCCGACTTCTTCGCGGAAGTTCTCTGGCCGGGACGGATTCACGATGTTCACGAGCGGGAATTCGTTCTGGCGCCCGCGACGGCGCCGGATCGAGACGAGCTGACGGAACGCGCGTTCGAGTTTCGTGAAAAGGCGATCGACATCCGCCCGTAA
- a CDS encoding metallophosphoesterase, which translates to MLIGVIADTHDRLPTMDAAMEVFRRAGVDAVIHAGDIVAPFAADRLVRFAGPTHVVYGNNDGERDGLKKKLPKIQDGPLKLELGGRKILVHHFIDWCSEQDVAAAEIVITGHTHEVVNREQDGRLMLNPGECCGWVHGRCTVAILNTEGPSAEIIELPG; encoded by the coding sequence GTGCTGATTGGTGTGATCGCAGATACGCATGATCGACTGCCGACGATGGATGCCGCGATGGAGGTCTTTCGCCGGGCGGGCGTGGACGCGGTCATCCATGCGGGCGACATCGTTGCTCCCTTCGCGGCCGATCGGCTGGTCCGATTCGCGGGTCCGACCCATGTCGTCTACGGCAACAACGACGGCGAGCGCGACGGATTGAAGAAGAAACTGCCGAAGATTCAGGATGGTCCGCTCAAGCTGGAACTGGGCGGGCGGAAAATCCTGGTTCATCATTTCATCGACTGGTGCAGCGAACAGGATGTCGCCGCGGCGGAAATCGTTATCACGGGGCACACGCACGAAGTGGTCAATCGCGAACAGGATGGGCGGCTCATGCTCAATCCCGGGGAGTGCTGTGGATGGGTGCATGGGCGGTGCACCGTGGCAATCCTCAACACCGAGGGACCGAGCGCGGAGATTATCGAACTCCCCGGTTAG
- a CDS encoding CBS domain-containing protein, with protein MPTAQTILDRKGTDVATVDRDSTVLDAAKLMNQRRIGAVVVTAGDRVVGIFTERDVLTRVVAAGKDASSVKVGDLMSTPMFCCRRDTALSECRGIMTAKHIRHLPVVEEGRLHGLISSGDILATEAAEKQTTIEYLHEYLHGWS; from the coding sequence ATGCCGACCGCCCAGACCATTCTTGACCGCAAGGGAACCGACGTCGCGACCGTAGATCGAGACAGCACCGTTCTCGACGCCGCCAAGCTGATGAATCAGCGCCGCATCGGCGCCGTCGTGGTGACCGCCGGCGATCGGGTCGTCGGTATTTTCACCGAGCGGGATGTACTGACGCGGGTCGTGGCCGCCGGCAAGGATGCTTCGAGTGTGAAGGTGGGCGATTTGATGTCCACGCCCATGTTCTGCTGTCGCAGGGACACGGCGCTGAGTGAATGCCGCGGCATCATGACGGCCAAGCATATTCGCCATTTGCCGGTGGTGGAGGAAGGCCGACTTCACGGTTTGATCTCGTCGGGTGACATCCTGGCGACGGAGGCGGCCGAAAAGCAGACCACGATCGAGTATCTGCACGAGTATCTTCACGGATGGAGCTGA
- a CDS encoding ThiF family adenylyltransferase gives MPVDDSASDLASPVGDARYAAHLLYGEIGESGQRRLVASSVLLVGCGALGCTLAGTLVRAGVGRVRICDRDFIELSNLQRQFLFDEQDISEGLPKAEAAARKLRRVNSSVTIEGVVTDVVPGNIERLAEGADLILDGTDNFETRYLLNDLAFKSGVPWVYGGAIGASGLVMAFLPDETPCLRCVFEEAPAAELTPTCDTVGVLAPAVQIVASLQAMEAMKILAGRRDALHRRLIKIDAWSGRFTSINMLSARRPDCPCCGRRAFEYLQGRRSPFTTTLCGRNAVQIHPPTELGHGATTASAPTEREFDLERIAAKLRPVAERSLRVNRYMLRATVEECELTLFPDGRAIIKGTDSPERARSLYARYIGA, from the coding sequence ATGCCTGTAGATGATTCGGCCTCGGATCTCGCAAGTCCCGTTGGGGACGCGCGGTACGCGGCGCATTTGCTCTATGGGGAAATCGGCGAATCCGGACAACGGCGCCTCGTTGCTTCCTCGGTGCTGCTGGTCGGTTGCGGAGCGCTGGGATGCACACTGGCCGGGACGCTCGTCCGGGCCGGCGTCGGACGAGTGCGAATATGTGATCGCGATTTCATCGAGCTCTCCAATCTTCAGCGGCAATTCCTGTTCGATGAGCAGGACATCTCCGAGGGTTTGCCCAAGGCCGAAGCCGCGGCTCGCAAGTTACGGCGCGTCAATTCCAGCGTGACGATCGAAGGCGTAGTGACCGACGTCGTCCCCGGCAACATCGAGCGCCTGGCCGAGGGAGCCGATTTGATCCTGGACGGCACCGACAATTTCGAAACGCGCTACCTGCTGAATGACCTCGCCTTCAAGAGCGGGGTGCCGTGGGTTTACGGCGGGGCGATCGGGGCATCGGGGCTGGTCATGGCCTTTCTGCCGGATGAGACGCCTTGTCTGCGCTGCGTGTTCGAGGAAGCGCCCGCGGCGGAACTGACGCCCACGTGCGACACGGTGGGGGTCCTTGCTCCGGCCGTGCAGATCGTTGCTTCATTGCAGGCGATGGAAGCCATGAAGATCCTGGCCGGCCGGCGCGATGCGCTGCACCGCAGGCTGATCAAGATCGATGCGTGGTCTGGGCGATTCACTTCCATCAATATGTTGAGCGCCCGCCGCCCGGATTGTCCGTGCTGCGGACGGAGAGCATTCGAGTACCTGCAAGGACGGCGCTCGCCGTTCACGACGACGCTCTGCGGGCGAAATGCCGTGCAGATTCATCCGCCGACGGAACTCGGCCACGGTGCGACGACCGCGAGCGCGCCGACGGAGCGCGAGTTCGACCTGGAGCGAATCGCGGCGAAACTGAGACCCGTGGCGGAGCGTTCGTTGCGGGTCAATCGTTACATGCTGCGCGCGACCGTCGAGGAATGTGAGTTGACGCTGTTTCCGGACGGCCGGGCGATTATCAAGGGTACCGACAGTCCCGAACGGGCGAGATCGTTGTATGCCCGTTACATCGGCGCCTAG